In Maridesulfovibrio sp., a single genomic region encodes these proteins:
- a CDS encoding MJ1477/TM1410 family putative glycoside hydrolase, producing MKFKFSLSIILLFLIMSCSPQKPVPDRTEYGSESINGIRVTPKRPEISSWACVLQNPSTAAIAESPYQLIVTDYSKDGTDNRKFTAEEVAIMHRYKKTVLCYFSIGEAENYRFYWDKGWDENHPTFLGPENKDWPGNFKVRYWSEDWWEKALKPYMDRILEAGFDGVYLDIVDAYWFWHEQGEDVKDTADRMIKLIVRIADYCRKRAGSNFIICPQNGMGVFESCSPEYREAYFKTIDMVGLESLLFNCFSTDDRDYRLRLAGEVAKNGKTVLDMEYIGPKEYHDYLKQVRALPFKLIPYASTPDAALTRLTDFYYSLK from the coding sequence ATGAAATTTAAATTTAGCCTGTCAATTATTCTGCTGTTTCTCATTATGTCCTGTTCACCGCAAAAGCCTGTCCCGGACAGAACAGAATACGGCTCTGAGTCAATTAACGGCATACGGGTAACTCCGAAACGGCCGGAGATTTCAAGCTGGGCCTGCGTGCTGCAGAATCCTTCCACAGCTGCAATTGCCGAATCTCCCTACCAGCTGATTGTGACCGACTACTCCAAGGACGGTACGGACAACAGAAAATTCACCGCCGAAGAAGTAGCGATCATGCACAGGTATAAAAAAACCGTACTCTGCTATTTTTCCATAGGTGAAGCGGAAAATTACCGTTTCTACTGGGATAAGGGATGGGATGAAAATCATCCGACTTTTCTGGGGCCGGAAAACAAGGACTGGCCGGGGAACTTCAAAGTCCGCTACTGGAGCGAGGACTGGTGGGAAAAAGCACTGAAGCCGTACATGGACCGCATCTTGGAAGCCGGTTTTGACGGTGTATATCTGGACATAGTGGACGCATACTGGTTCTGGCACGAACAGGGCGAAGACGTGAAGGATACTGCCGACAGAATGATCAAACTGATCGTACGCATAGCGGACTACTGCCGCAAACGGGCCGGAAGCAATTTCATAATCTGCCCCCAGAACGGAATGGGTGTATTTGAATCCTGCTCGCCGGAATACAGGGAAGCCTACTTCAAAACAATCGACATGGTCGGTCTTGAAAGCCTGCTTTTCAACTGCTTCAGCACTGATGATCGTGACTACCGGCTGAGACTGGCCGGAGAGGTGGCCAAAAACGGAAAAACAGTTCTGGATATGGAATACATAGGCCCAAAAGAGTATCATGATTACCTTAAACAGGTCCG